A segment of the Lolium perenne isolate Kyuss_39 chromosome 3, Kyuss_2.0, whole genome shotgun sequence genome:
cactgccaccacctcgcctagctcgaccgctcgccgtagacgccgtgccctggtcgacttcttcacggccaagccgcacccttggccatctataaataccgcgttccctggacgaagctgagcacaccaccacgttcaccaccctccactgcttctcctccacccaaccactcgctcgattcttgccggagttgctccaatttgaagcccggagcccgccagtaccgcacctcgccgccgtcgattggagccgatccaggagttgccgccggtgccaggagcttcgccgtcgtccacatcgacatcacgcacactgccagccaccgcgggagccctggttagctctcccaccccctaggctcgccgccagaacctcggcatctcgccggagaagacgatggctctgagccgtcgatctactctctaatcctacgccccacgtcgccccgtaccgtttcgggttttaaaggaggctgacgggtggaccccaccctgtcagcaggcccgcgcgcacgggatgcgctgctgggccgtttttctctttttaaacagtttcggcccacgttggtttcccgccggcctgtttaattcaaattcgttttaaacattttccaaacattttcaatactgcccaaactttgaaattaagtagtttccaattggctaaaccaaatttagtgaatttgacattgttagaaagccactgaaattctctatccaatgccactggcctcttggtcaaattctttgtagaattaatgtgacaaaaataacaagccagggacttttccctattcaaataattcttaaaaatcaaccaaaatagatattaagttaattccaactctaatagctcacatttgacttacactaattgtttatgcaataaaatggtgtggtcactttgcatgatcatgccatggttttgtgaatggatattttgactagtttaactagttgatattgtccaaaactattaaagttaaattgtgtgaagtattacacttcatttaaacttgtctcacatgaattcatgggatgtttggacccctggttccaaactctcttatatgaattacttgagatttaaatcaaatgtagtgttatttaaatggcatgaggtgttccacctcatttaaatcattctcccaaatgatgatgatgatgaacatttgatcaaggtcaagatgagctcatccatgattgttggagaaattaaatcttaagaagatttcaataagaggaaattatttctcaagaaccctatggaaactatcatttacatatagaatacaaatcctattttaatcccacaacccatgcaccctagtttatttatgtgtgtgcatagagtagtttgtgtgtttatttgtgatgtgtggaatagccctggaattagtgagtaattatactcgtattcaaatttagacggtagcttaccggagagtacgccgaagaagaaggttgctaccaggaggaggaagaggaacagtttgagaactaccaaggcaagctaaattactatgcaagcttttattcttgccaagtgcaaagcccctttggggcaaggcaccatgtcttaccttttcttatgagaacccatcccaagttttacttgttttccaaatgatttttccttttatagttaactttggtcaaaatacaagtggttgttagagtagtgagttagcctttccaagcaaagcaaggtagcacccctcatgacttagagctagtgctaatcaactaaacttgactactctagatgggaactttgtgattttgaaaggaatttgaaaccttggaatgaagatgcattccattgaatgatttttgaaggtgaatatgaccaagagaagatggtgatttttgataaaacatgatgttggtttgaatgcgatacctttccaattctcaagtacccccacaatacctgattatgggtagggcttaactggaagtttatgcgtcttagtatgggttccctctaaacaagcgtcatcggggttatgcgaaagctgcctctaccacaaaagaaacgatacgatatgatgcgaaatgaggtgaatgtcggcccaagccctgtgcgattCAGGTTGctgagttggtcttcactgggaggccaagctcatggggagaggtgctcatactagggttcgtaagtgaaaggttatggttgatgatccgcgtactgtgttacgattattcggggaaatcccgacggatgaaatcaaatgttgtggcacaagtgtgcaacctctgcagagtgtaaacctattcgaatagccgcgtccacggttacggacggttggaaaggccatacagtttccgatgtcatatctttgaaaatgatgttgaaaggtgatggtgaattgatttgtggtgaattgaattgaaatcaccacttgaatggtgggaatgacactaatgtttcccccttgggttagttagcacttgaataagttttctcaaaattttgtgaaccaaaactagctttatgcaaataaactagagcttagcaaaccctaccagaatgtctagcactttttcttagtattagtttgcgagtactcaacgtactcacggctttgtccctggctattcaaatggccagagtatgaagatgaacaaggagatgaccagcaggacgcctacgacaactaggcgccttccgacgtcaagcgttggcctgtggactcgagagtccttgtatcttacgcttccgctatgttgaactatgaacttgtgtttgttcgttgatcgatagatcaactattcgtgtaatagggatcatgtgattccaaatttgtaagactgatggtttgtaatgaatgatgactgtgatacttaactattatgcctcgcaacaacaatattcctgggattgcgatgtatgacataataggcattcggacttaaaaatccgggtgttgacaggatgttccggggatcaacttcgtgttggtttttaggccttgtctagggtcggtttacgatcaccgtgcgtggccgccaggctcaatcacgagtaggatgttccgattatgtggtgaaaaccctaaatcatagtaggtcgttttagctttattttgatcaagcaggaccaccatatattcgtacacctcgtacggatcatgggtggatcggctctttgagccgattcacaggacaacctgagagccgatcgaggctcgtatttaatgtttacgtgtatgccatgcatgaaactaagcgaggcacatccatcaccttcctgaccaggtataggtcaggtggcacgcccttgcaccatcatcggacgtgtgtgccgagtctttgcgggccgtcgctcggagggaccagggccagccgcagtcctgggagcctcccggctctactgtgttgcccgtcgctgctcgccggtgggtttctgaccgcaacacctaGACACGTGGTTAAGTTCTTAGATAATTTTTATCGCGTCAAAATACCATAAAATGATAGTTTTTATTGATATTTCAGCATTTCCTTATACAACAAAATTAAGATTTGGCATCCAACTGTCGTTCCTAACCCTATTGTAGTTGCACCACATACTAATGTAGTTACAACTGCAACTAATGTACTCACACCTAGGATTCCGATAGGCATATGAGGTTGTTTTCGAAAGGAGTTTCTTTGTTGCATGAAACTTGGGTTTTCCTGTTTATGTTGTTCTTGTCGTTAAGGACCTAAGATATATGATTTTTTTGTCTAAGTTGTTTTAGTTATGTTGTTGTTGAATACGACTGGGATTTATGAATCCAACTAAATTTATGCAGGGGTAGTTGCTATTTCTTCGTGCACCTAAAATATTTGCTACAATTATATTTAATCAAATTGCTGCAGACCTTCATGGGGCGATATAGCGCGTAGGTATTTTTCCCTTGTGTTTTACACGTTATAGGGTTTctatatatctacatgtattcaTGGATAGTCTAGAGGAAGAAAACGACAAGATGTAAAAGGAAGGGTCAACGAGTGGACATGGGAGCGCTGGGATGTATGGTGGGACCTTTTTCCAACGTCTTCCTTATGATCCCAAAATTAATTGGTAGTTTGGGCTGGATAGCGACAGTGGTCCCGGTTCGGTGATTGGGTGCTTTGCTATTCTTGGGTGATGTTTAGTCGCGTCCAAACCCAATAAAACAACCATATGCTTATGGAACTAGTCACACCCAAGACGAATCAACCAAAACATAGATTCACACCGGATACGATACAATACCATTTACACTTGATAAGTGATAGTCTCGTGCATCCTAGGTCTTTCAACAACGACCACCGACACCACACCATTTCAACGTGATAGTCCCATGTGTCCTACCTCTTTCGACACTACTCTCCTCTAGTACACCCAAATTTGGATGACTGGTAGGGATCAGTACTCTGCTTCTTTTGATGATTCCTGTGATGCTCTTGGATATAGTGGAGGCCATGCTAGTGGCTTCAAGGTTCACTCTCAGAAGCCCATTCCCATCCATAAGATTGTCTTTTGCTATACTCCTGACCCTGACCAGATACCTCCCCGGATTGCTAGCATGTACTACTACTACCACACTTTGGCCAAGATATTCCGGGAGAATTTTGTGAGCAAGGTCGGCGGCGAGGCTAGTTGTCTCCATTATCATGtcaacttgatgtactattgCCGTCTCGAGAATCTGGAGATGATTAATGGCTGTGATTTCATCTTATGTGAGTTGCAGCGGTCTGTGGAGAAGCGCATGTCCCTCAACTACTGCCAGTTTGTTCAGCGCCTTCTCTCCCATGTTGTGCCCGTTGATAAGCTTCCCAGAGTTCAGCAAGTGCGGATAGAATCCTTCTCTCTTACACTTCGTGGTCCTTATATGGATGTTCCTGAGATGATGCCTCCTGAAGGTAGGACCAAGGCCAGACATGATCCTCTCTATACCTCGGGTTCCTCTTCCTCTCGTCGTGGTGCCCGTGGTGGTATTGCCAAGCCGATGAAGGGGGCTACCAAATTCTTCACCAACCTTTGGCAAATGTGCAAATGTTCCTATGATCTGAACCACCGGGCCCTGGAGATGGCTCAAGAGACTAGGAGGAGGCAGGATGAGTTCCTTAGTGCATGGAATGTGACTGTTCCCCAGCCTGGCCTAGAGATGAATCTTGTGCCCTATGAGTCCTTTGTGATGCCTACAATTGATGAtgccatgttccatgggtttgacATGTCCAGGCTACCTCCATTTGGCTCAGCTCGTGCTTTTTCTCGCCCTTGTCACAGTGTTCCCACTGGCAGTGGTACCGGTAGTGGAAGTCACACCGGCTCCAGAGATGGTGAAGTAGAGTCTGAGGAGAGTTCCCAGCGCCCGGACGACATCGCCTTCTTCGCTTGACCGTTAGCATCGTCTACTTTTTGTCCTCTTTTTGGTGTTTCGATGTCAAATGGGGAGAAAGAGTAGAGTCTATTAGGATTACGAGTTCTTGGCCGGGACTCCGGGGTTCCCCGTATGCACAAGCCTTGCTACTTTGTTTCGTTCTTATTGGCTTGTGTTACCATTTGCTATTTCATTTGAACTATTCGCTTTATGTTCGTGGGCTAGACAAGTTTGTATTATGTTATGAGCACCTTGGATATCTATCTATGTTATGATATGTATCATCTATATGCTTAGATATTCTTACTTTATCTTGTCCATGATAtgtttgtttcctaaagatattgggggagcttctcatatgctCTATtgttgcactttgcattcaaacgcaaattctccaagtgcatacATTATGGGGAGCTTGCCTAATATCTTCCATGGAAACAATTGTTTAAGCTCATCATAATATCTTTAttagactctagctcggtttgtcatcgttaaaaccaaaaagggggagattgtaagggcacTTTACCCTTAACCATTATTTTGGTTAACAATGACACTGGAGCTATTGTGCGGACTAATGGTTTATCTAGGTACTTACATAGGTTTAGTCCGAATATGGAATTGCAAGATGGTGTGTGACCCCCCATGTTGTGGATCACAAGAAGCGATGGTGTTTCTTTCAGAGAAGATAAGTTTTTGGAGAAATCATCAAATGAAAAGAGAATGGCGAGTTCTGGCACAGGTTTCGGTGGAGCCTGCTCCACCGCCGGAAATTTCTGGTCTGCCGGTTTCGGTTCGGTTTCGCCGGAAAGCTATACTGTAAGCAATTCTGGCTATTCTGGAACTGTTCCAGTGTGCCGGTCACACGGTCCGGGAGACCGGTCTGCTCGCCAGAAGTTTCGGCAGGAGAACCAGCTGTGCCGGTTTGGCTCGCAGATACTCTCCAACGACTGAATTTCGTcttggactataaataccccttcaccTACCACAGAACAACTAGGCACTACACTATactctgttcttgagctctctatctctcatactccattgtagCAAACACCAAAAgcttcagatctccctcctcctcctccacccaaacgcaaatccctccggggaaaagcTAGAGGAGGTCTTGATCTACAGTCTCACAAAGCCAAATCTTGTTCCCACTTGTATTCTTCGAGATACCGGCTCTCTAGGgtttcttggaaaccctaggtgggcaaaatCATCCAGAAGCATCCGGGctatggatttgctcctgacaagattgtgaaagtttagaggctacctcaaagtctaccacaagtgaaagGGCTATTCCTTTGTGGGAtaggctcggagaagaaggtgagccttcgtggcgttaggaaatccttcgtgggatccccacctctctaaacgtgacgtaccttcttgcaaaggaaggtaaCACagtaatacatcttcgtctctgcGTGCTTTCGGTTATTCCTAACCAAACTCTTTACTTGTGTTATAtatcctgtgagagccttcgtgcttgagataCTTGCATTATCATCTATGTTGCCTCACCTAGGTTGCATTAGGATCacatttatattccgcaaagcctaataccgcaatgaaagaattaaaatttgtagaaacctattcacccctctaggtttaccatctatgaacttacaattggtatcagagcctgaacTCCTTTTAAGGGCCTtacagccttaagagtgagatggataaactattcgagggtttgGATAAAGATTCTAACCTTTCAGTTAAGGAGATGAAATCCAGATTCTTAGCATATGAAGCTGagaaaagaaaaaggaggatgatctTTAGAACCAAATGGCAGAAATGAGTGCCATGCTTAAGAATCTAAGTGGTGGGACTACTAGTGGGGCTGCTACCCCTGGGGAGTCCTACAACCAAGTTAATCATGACTATcctaaaaacacttcacccatgcatcatataaaccatagtgggaatgttccccattttgatgaaaCTCATTTTTTCCTTTTGGAAATCCTCTATGGAGTCTCATATTCGCAGTTGCAGTGTGGAgatgtgggagatcattgttgatggataccggaagccacaagatcccatcagGTTGACCtctaccgaattctacaaccgtcaacctcCACAAGATCCCCCCTCTATGTTTACCATCTCTGACTTACATTATTGTAGTTGCACCCTATACTAATGTAGTTACAACTGCAACTAATGTTGTCGCACCTAGGGTTTCGATAGGCATCTGTGGTTGTTTTCGGAAGGAGATATTTGAATTCTTTTATCTAAGCCGTCTCAGTTATTTTGTTGAATACAACTAGGATTTATGAATCAAACTAAATTTATGTAGGGGTAGTTGCCTTTGCTTCGTGCAGGTGTGATCTTTGCTACAATTATATATAATCTAATTGATCTGGACCTTCATGGGGTGATATAGGGCGTAGGTATTTTTCCCTTGTGTTTTACACGTTCTAGGGTTTCTATGTATCTACATGTTTTCATGGATAGtctagatgaagaagaagacaagATGTAAATGGAAGGGGCAGCGGGTGGACCCAGGAGCGCTGGGATGCATGGTGGGACCTTTATTCGGTGTTTTTCTTATGACCCCAAAATTAATTGGTAGTTTGGGCCGGATAGCGGAAGTGGTCCCGATTTGGTGATTGGGCGCTTTCCTATTTTTGGGTGATGCTTAGTCGCGTCcaaacataataaaaccactatgTCCTTACAAACTAGTCACACCCAAGACGAATCAACCAAAACATAGATTCACACCGGATACGATACCATTTACACTTGATAAGTGATAGTCTCGTGCGTCCTAGGTCTTTCAACAACGACCACCGACACCACACCATTTCAACGTGATAGTCTCGTGTGTCCTACCTCTTTCGACACTACTCTCCTCTAATACACCCAAATTATCACTTCCATGGAAAATGTGAAAAATATTTGAAACTATCCTTTCAAGGAAAATATCTGAATTCGTTCAAATTTTATTCCATTTGAAATCCGCACACAAAGATGTGAAGGGAGGAGGCAGCAAATCCACACCGAATCGAGTCGGTGTGCCCACTGGATAGGAGTCATGACTTGCCATTAGCGGTGGCGGTGGCAGGCAGGGTAGCGCCAGCACAGCACGGCACGACAGAGCACAGTTAAAAACGGGAGCGGAGCGGGTGACCGCCGTGCCACTCGTGTTGACCCCCGCTGCTCCACGTCAAAACCGAAGGAGGGCGGCGGCAGCGGGCGGGAGGGGGGACGGACACCGACACAAGGCGCCGCGCCGAGCTCAAGGAGGGAGAGATCCGGCGCGGGCGCCACCGCCGGCCGACCACGGGGGATCTGGCTgctttggcggcggcggcggcggccgcggcaaAGTGGGAATCGAAGGCGGAGGAGGAGATCTCTGCTGGCTCCATGGACCCCGCGGATGgcaagcgaggaggaggagcagattgCTCCGCGCCGGAGAGGTGAGCGGAACCAgcttctctctccctctctctatcTTTCTACGACCGTCTCTCTCCCGTGCTCGCATCTGTGGGCATTGCTGTggccgaggcggcggcgcggcatgGCAATTGGCGCGGCTTTCCGCGCTTGGTTGCTTTGTTGCTGCTGCTCGTGTAAAGAAAGCTAGAGCTACCCGTGCTCTGTTGCTGCGTCGCGTGTCGGATTGGTTTGCGCTGCGTCGCGCTACAACTTCGCGGCTGTTCTTCAGTTCAGCTCAGCTCGCCCGGCATcctcaaattttttttttttgcagaaatAGTGTTCTGGTTATTGTAGCGTTCTCGATTGGGGATTAGAGTTCGGTGAGATTTGGCGTGGGCGTAGCATACTGTCTCCTCGGAATTCGATGCggaagttcctcgtgttcatggcGGTGGACATAAATTGCTTATGCCATGGCCGGACAATTGTGTTGGTGCATAGCATCGGAAACTATCTCTCTGGGGACTGGGTCTGGCTGCTCCCTGAGTGACAATCTCCTTTTTTTTTGTTATTATTAAGGAAACAAGAACAGTCCTGATTCGACTTTGTTTGAGATTTACATGACTGATAAACATGGTTTTAGTTTCCGTGTTCCATGGTCTGCCTTTGTGACATGAATTTCCTTGATGTCCAGGAAGAAGAAAGTGCGGAGGAGAAGCACTGGCCCCGATTCGGTGTCTGAAATCATCAAGAAGTGGAAGGAGCAGAACCAGAAGCTCCAGGAGGAGAACGGAGCCCGGAAAGCGCCGGCCAAGGGCTCGAAGAAAGGCTGCATGGCAGGGAAAGGTGGTCCGGAGAATTCAAATTGCAAGTACCGCGGCGTGAGGCAGCGGACGTGGGGCAAATGGGTGGCTGAGATCCGCGAGCCCAACCGCGGCAACCGGCTGTGGCTTGGCTCGTTCCCTACTGCGGTGGAAGCTGCACACGCGTACGACGAGGCGGCAAGGGCGATGTATGGCGCCACGGCACGTGTCAACTTCTCGGAGCGTTCGCCGGATGCCGACTCTGGCTGCACATCGGCACCTCCAGTGCTCATGTCTAACGGGCCAACTGCTGTGTCGCTTCCGGCCGATGGGAAGGACGAATCGGAATCTCCTCCTTCTCTTACGTCGGATGCGAAGGATGAGCCTGAATCTGCAGGGACTGTGGTGCATGAGGTCAAAACAGAAGCGAGCAATGACTCGACAGGTGTCCGTGAGGAGCGCAAGGCTGTGGAAGTATTCCAACCAGAAGGGAAAGGTTTACGTAAAGAAGAGAAAGTAAGTTACGATTACTTCAATGTCGAAGAAGTTCTCGACATGATAATTGTGGAATTGAGTGCTGATAGAAAAATGGAAGTGCATGAAGAGTACCAAGATGGCGATGATGGGTTTAGTCTTTTCTCATATTAGGGCTTAGTTATGATATGAGGGTTGTAGTCACGCGGAGCAATAGGAATAACTTCATTCTAGCTGCTAGGAAATACTTCAAATCATCTACAACCCCAAGCTTTGTAGTCACTTATGGTTTTTATCTTACTGGAGAGGATAGCTTTATACCATAAGCCAACGGGTGCAACAAGTTGTCCTGTGTGTTGAGTTCATGTACTATGGTAAAAATTCAGTCCATATTTAATGAGCTTACTTTGTTGATAATTTTTCTTATTTGTTCGGTTGAATTCAAGTTAGCTCCTGAAACTGTCGGTAGATACTCGGAATATTGCTCACGGTTGCATTCATTTTAGGCATATTAGGAAGTCATGTTTCTGCAGGTGTTACTTTGTATACTCTAGAAAAACTGGATTGTTTATAGCTTTTACATGCATGTATATGTAAATATATTTACATACCATATAACGCCAAAcaatcattggaagtagtattatGGAACTCTGCAAAGGAAAGTTGCATGCACTCTGCATTCAAGCCACCTTATTTCACTGTGGGAGGTCCTTTGTTTGTTAGGCAGTATATTAATCAAATCCAGCCTGGGATATACCAGTCCATAGTATTTCCAAATGCTTCATGGCAGACCTTTCACAAGAAACTGTCTCACAACTCATCACGTGCAATCATGATGCCATCCTGTGAATGGGTGGTTCACATTTGAGTACCTGTCATGGAAGCTGCATGCCCTTGACTGAATCAGCGAAAGCTTGGAAGTTACAGCGGCACTACAACAGCCACTACGCAGCAGTCAGTATCCTTGTTCTCCGTAGAACCATTTAGAAACAGTGGTAAGGACTAACTTTTCTCGTCGATTATTGCAGACACAGCCTTCTTCAGTATCCTTGCTGCTTCTTGTATATTTGTCTTACATTTGGAATACATGTTGATTCTGTGTTGACCTTACTATTTTGCAGACAAAGTTTTCTATCATCACTAAGAAGTGCGTCGATTTATCATATCTATTCTGAACAGGTATCACTATGAAGTATATACATGGTTAGATGTTGTATTCATTTTATACGCCTGCTTCCTTGTCCCTTATCCATCATGCGCTTTCTCTTGTCCCTTATCCATCATGTGCTTTCTCATTTTTATGCACCAATGGAGTTGGGTGTGTGATCGTGCCACTCTCCTGATTGCAGAGGCCTGGGATGTATCTTCATTGTCCAAATGGGAGTGGGGTTCTACAGTTTCTATTGCAATACTGTTTTAATGTTGTGTTAGCCTAAAGCATGCTTGGATATGGTGAACTCATTAGCATTCAGAAAGAAGATCGAGCTTCAAGACAATTAAAGGTGTTCCAATCTGATGAACATTAccctgttcatacatatttgaggCTGATGAACTTTAAAAGAATCATGAGAACAGCCGCGAACGGCAAAACAGCCGTCTATTCGCACTAAAAAATGGTGTGATGAGAAATAGTAACTTCAATGATATATGCATATACTGTTAGTAATTTTTATAATTCATTACGTGGACTACAATCTTTTTGATATGCTATTAAGTTTAACCATTGGGCATATTCTTATAGAAGGAGCTGTGAGCCGCAAACCCACGTAAGATGCCCACTTCAGAAACTTCAGGACCCTCCCTACATATATTTACTGGCCTGTAAATGCCCACTTCAGAAACTTCAGAGACTTGCTAGACAGGTGCCATCCTGATTTTGACAATCATATAAAGAAGAGCGGGTTCACGTTAGCCTTCAGGACTGTCTGATGCATGGACCTGCCCATATCATAGACGGTGAGGACTGGATGTATCAAAGCAATTTTATTGATCAGTTTGTTTTGGGAGAGAATTTTTAAGAGCGGAATGGATCATATGTGTCAAAGTTGTTTGGACTTTGTGATACGGAGGGTTGCCCGATCTTTACGGATTGAGTGGGACAAATACCAAGCAAACATTCTGTCAACCAGCTCCTGTAGTCCTGGTCCAAATCTCATGGATCTGTCTTGTTGATAATAAGGTAGGAACTATGAAGTCTTATAGTATTACACAAAAAAGCACTTCCAACAAAAGAAGAGGCTTTCTCCTTTTCGAGCTTCCCCGCTGAAATCTTGTTTGTTAGTAGTTCCAGAAATGCCCTAAAAAAGTAGTCCAAGAAATTTCCTAAAATAGTAGTTCCAAAAATTGGCATGGTGGCGGTGCTATGCAGAATCTTACAGAAAAAATGTTAGCCACATTTCCCTACCTTTGCCACCCTGTAGCTTCATTTTTGTTAGCCACACTTCCCAACTTTTGTCACCCTGTACCTGTAGCTTCATTTTTGTTAGCCACACCTGGTTCTGGTTCTGGTGGCCTGTGCACCTTCTGGTGCCTGCCCTGTGCCCTCAAGTACTTGAACGTGCGCGGATGGTACTTGCACTTGAATGTTGCCTTGGCAATCATCTCCTGTACCTCCTTGTTGGACGCTGATGGCAGTGTGCGAGACAACACTGGGCTCTGCTGTGCTAGCTTGTTTTCCTCGTCATAGATGGCTAGCAACTGCAGGGAGGTGTCGCTGGGTGCATGAGCCGGTGGACTCCATTTGGAGATGGATATCGAGAGAAGAGGTTCCTTGATGGATCTGGATGCTTTGGAGATCTGGTGTGCTTTGTTGAAGTCTACGTTGGCCAGGGTTTAAAAGCTAGGGAGAGCGGCGAGTGATGGGTCATGTACAGTGGGAGACTAGCGAGAAATGGAACTTAAGTAATAAACACTGTGTAATGTTgtcttgtttttttcttttttcgaaatgggttgCCCCAGTCTCTGCATCGCAATGATGCATACAGCCGCTGTAATGTTGTCTTGTAGGAGGGAAAGGTTGGGCAAGGTGACCTTTTTGTCTGTGTGCTTGTTGTGTGGGTGTGCATGTAAGTGCTGATAGTCCTCGGCTATTCTTAGCACAAGTAAATGCTGCTTACACATTTAGAGCACATTAACTTCACCTTGATATCATATTGACATGACACCTCTAGGCCCTACCTCAGCTCAAGTTTATTCTATTTAATTGTTATCTTTCTGCCATGACACAGGACATTGAGTCTATATCACACATTGGACAAGAGGCAGTTATAGTTGATTGTTATCAACGCCCAGCTCCAACATATCTGGAACAGCTCGAGCAAGTTTCTAGTTTCTACAAAATTCATAGTGTTGGTTGTGAGCTCTCTAGACCCCAGTTAAGGTAACTATCAACAACTCTGCTTTC
Coding sequences within it:
- the LOC127341278 gene encoding dehydration-responsive element-binding protein 2A, whose translation is MDPADGKRGGGADCSAPERKKKVRRRSTGPDSVSEIIKKWKEQNQKLQEENGARKAPAKGSKKGCMAGKGGPENSNCKYRGVRQRTWGKWVAEIREPNRGNRLWLGSFPTAVEAAHAYDEAARAMYGATARVNFSERSPDADSGCTSAPPVLMSNGPTAVSLPADGKDESESPPSLTSDAKDEPESAGTVVHEVKTEASNDSTGVREERKAVEVFQPEGKGLRKEEKVSYDYFNVEEVLDMIIVELSADRKMEVHEEYQDGDDGFSLFSY